From the Lathyrus oleraceus cultivar Zhongwan6 chromosome 4, CAAS_Psat_ZW6_1.0, whole genome shotgun sequence genome, one window contains:
- the LOC127073571 gene encoding transcription factor ICE1 isoform X1 has protein sequence MHQNTNTMDSISNPHPFFHNNNNYFFNNSNSNNNPFEMGFENGFFMGNNNNTNASNSPVFMGASLDLTSASEFPPTLELDASVPPFSASFSMPLELSQPQPQQQQQQQQPTTLFQKRRGALEIPRLETVGNKKKRKVEKKWEEDGNGGGEDDVEDFSELNYDSDENGNDLNNSNGTVVTGGDQKGKKKKGLPAKNLMAERRRRKKLNDRLYMLRSVVPKISKMDRASILGDAVDYLKELLQRINNLHNELESTPPGSLLQPSASASFHPLTPTPPTLPCRVKEDLYPGDLLSPKNQSPKVEVRVREGRAVNIHMFCTRRPGLLLSTMRALDNLGLDVQQAVISCFNGFALDVFRAEQQCREGQDVPPEQIKAVLLDSAGYHGLN, from the exons ATGCACCAAAACACAAACACCATGGATTCTATTTCAAATCCACACCCTTTCttccacaacaacaacaactactTCTTCAACAATAGCAACAGCAATAATAACCCTTTTGAAATGGGATTCGAAAATGGATTCTTTATGggaaacaacaacaacaccaacgCTTCCAATTCACCTGTTTTTATGGGTGCCTCCCTCGACCTGACTTCCGCTTCCGAGTTTCCACCGACTCTTGAACTCGATGCTTCTGTACCACCTTTTAGTGCTTCGTTTTCTATGCCTCTTGAGCTCTCTCAACCGCAACctcaacagcagcagcaacaacagcaGCCGACCACGCTGTTTCAGAAGCGGCGAGGGGCATTGGAGATTCCGAGATTGGAGACGGTGGGGAACAAGAAGAAGAGAAAGGTGGAGAAAAAATGGGAGGAAGATGGAAATGGTGGTGGTGAGGATGATGTTGAGGATTTCTCTGAGTTGAATTATGATTCTGATGAGAATGGAAATGATTTGAACAATTCCAATGGGACTGTTGTTACTGGTGGAGATCAAAaggggaagaagaagaaggggCTTCCTGCCAAAAATCTCATGGCCGAGAGGCGTCGAAGGAAGAAACTCAATGATAGGTTGTACATGCTTAGGTCTGTTGTGCCAAAGATTAGCAAG ATGGACAGGGCTTCAATACTTGGTGATGCAGTTGACTACTTGAAGGAGCTACTGCAGCGGATTAACAATCTTCATAACGAACTGGAATCAACTCCTCCTGGCTCATTGCTGCAACCTTCTGCAAGTGCAAGCTTTCACCCATTGACACCCACTCCACCGACTCTTCCTTGCCGAGTCAAGGAAGATCTATATCCTGGTGACTTGCTAAGCCCCAAAaaccaatctcctaag GTGGAAGTTAGGGTAAGGGAAGGGAGAGCGGTCAACATTCATATGTTTTGTACCCGAAGACCAGGACTTTTGCTATCTACCATGAGGGCTTTGGATAACCTTGGATTGGATGTTCAACAAGCTGTTATTAGTTGTTTCAATGGCTTTGCTTTGGATGTTTTCAGAGCCGAG CAGCAATGCAGAGAAGGTCAGGATGTTCCCCCCGAGCAAATTAAAGCAGTACTTTTGGATTCGGCAGGATATCATGGTTTGAATTGA
- the LOC127073571 gene encoding transcription factor ICE1 isoform X2 translates to MHQNTNTMDSISNPHPFFHNNNNYFFNNSNSNNNPFEMGFENGFFMGNNNNTNASNSPVFMGASLDLTSASEFPPTLELDASVPPFSASFSMPLELSQPQPQQQQQQQQPTTLFQKRRGALEIPRLETVGNKKKRKVEKKWEEDGNGGGEDDVEDFSELNYDSDENGNDLNNSNGTVVTGGDQKGKKKKGLPAKNLMAERRRRKKLNDRLYMLRSVVPKISKMDRASILGDAVDYLKELLQRINNLHNELESTPPGSLLQPSASASFHPLTPTPPTLPCRVKEDLYPGDLLSPKNQSPKVEVRVREGRAVNIHMFCTRRPGLLLSTMRALDNLGLDVQQAVISCFNGFALDVFRAEQCREGQDVPPEQIKAVLLDSAGYHGLN, encoded by the exons ATGCACCAAAACACAAACACCATGGATTCTATTTCAAATCCACACCCTTTCttccacaacaacaacaactactTCTTCAACAATAGCAACAGCAATAATAACCCTTTTGAAATGGGATTCGAAAATGGATTCTTTATGggaaacaacaacaacaccaacgCTTCCAATTCACCTGTTTTTATGGGTGCCTCCCTCGACCTGACTTCCGCTTCCGAGTTTCCACCGACTCTTGAACTCGATGCTTCTGTACCACCTTTTAGTGCTTCGTTTTCTATGCCTCTTGAGCTCTCTCAACCGCAACctcaacagcagcagcaacaacagcaGCCGACCACGCTGTTTCAGAAGCGGCGAGGGGCATTGGAGATTCCGAGATTGGAGACGGTGGGGAACAAGAAGAAGAGAAAGGTGGAGAAAAAATGGGAGGAAGATGGAAATGGTGGTGGTGAGGATGATGTTGAGGATTTCTCTGAGTTGAATTATGATTCTGATGAGAATGGAAATGATTTGAACAATTCCAATGGGACTGTTGTTACTGGTGGAGATCAAAaggggaagaagaagaaggggCTTCCTGCCAAAAATCTCATGGCCGAGAGGCGTCGAAGGAAGAAACTCAATGATAGGTTGTACATGCTTAGGTCTGTTGTGCCAAAGATTAGCAAG ATGGACAGGGCTTCAATACTTGGTGATGCAGTTGACTACTTGAAGGAGCTACTGCAGCGGATTAACAATCTTCATAACGAACTGGAATCAACTCCTCCTGGCTCATTGCTGCAACCTTCTGCAAGTGCAAGCTTTCACCCATTGACACCCACTCCACCGACTCTTCCTTGCCGAGTCAAGGAAGATCTATATCCTGGTGACTTGCTAAGCCCCAAAaaccaatctcctaag GTGGAAGTTAGGGTAAGGGAAGGGAGAGCGGTCAACATTCATATGTTTTGTACCCGAAGACCAGGACTTTTGCTATCTACCATGAGGGCTTTGGATAACCTTGGATTGGATGTTCAACAAGCTGTTATTAGTTGTTTCAATGGCTTTGCTTTGGATGTTTTCAGAGCCGAG CAATGCAGAGAAGGTCAGGATGTTCCCCCCGAGCAAATTAAAGCAGTACTTTTGGATTCGGCAGGATATCATGGTTTGAATTGA